Within Colias croceus chromosome 10, ilColCroc2.1, the genomic segment tcaaattaaataaagaatgcataaataaatgtcAGTATGCATTATGCGCAGTGGACCAAAAGTGACGCTATGTCTTGTTACTTTATCATGAAAACCCTTGATAAGTGATTATAATTTGAAGTTATAAGTTTTCCGATGATAAAATGTGggtgaattttaaatttgatgacATACTTACAGCTTGACCTAATAAAAATCgagataaaatttataaagatagTCAATCATACCTTGGCGCGTTATGTGATTTAGCCGGTGACGGTATAGAGGGCGCCTGTGGTCGAACGGGCGATGACACGGGCCGAGGAATCTTCGAGCGCACAGCAGCTGGCGATGTCTCACCTgagatatattatgtgttatttttataaagttcaCTTTTATATAGGATATGTATACGGAAATATAGCATACAACCTTATGTTTATAGATAAATCCGTAACAAGAAGGATGCTTAATTATAAGTAGCCTACAATCCATATGGGTAGAACAcactacttaaaaataatgctaagattttataataaactagttCGAAGAATATCAGACAACATATAAAAAGTCATTTATCAATATTCGTGTAAGTATAAAGGTTTATCTACCGTTCATGTTTATGTTAAAACAAAAGACAGTTCAGTTCATGACATCGCATGACTTACATAATGCAATAAGTATACAAAGTATAACCATTTTCATCGAAAATATAATGTGGACGACACATTTAGAATGCAGCTCAAATGACTTAGTTtattgagaaaaaaattaaaattgcctTCGTGAACTAGTATTTTTAGTATctatttaaacatattattataattaaattcggTCCAAAGATGTCTGTCCAAACGGAATGCACTAAAGTGAAGAAGCGCATGTATTgctatttaaaatcataagtaaatatttaacaaaaacatgTGGTAGATCCACTTGAAGATTAAGATAACCTTGAAATTCCATTTTAGCCTACAGATGAGCGATTACTCAGATAAACAGAGACACTTAATACGAATATAATCATtatactcagcgtatgcaagtCAATTTTCTGTTTCagttcaaatttcaaatagtAGATGGTAGacacataataaaaatgcCATTAAGAACAAATATAGATCAGATACGACAGAAgcaatattgtatattttttacgaGAATCACCTACGCTTTATTTGAAAATGTGTATCGTTTCGTGCCAATAGGATATGACGCGAGTTAACAAACACTTTTACAATGTATGTGAAGCAACAAGAGTTAACCCTCGTTACGTTAAAACATCTTTTTGTTCTTAACTATTCGGTGCCGGTGTAACTGGGTCGTCTATTCTGAGTCAGTCCATTTAATCCTTTAAACTCTTGAGAAAGAATCACGTAACTACTTTTATTAAGCCGAAAAGTAATATCATGATCCACATTAAATTCTTTACGAGCTGTAAGGTGTTAGTCTAACAGTATAGCGTTATTGCGGAAGTTCTAAATTTGGCGCATTACCAATACGGCATAACCGTGACTATTGTTGTTAGATCCggggtttttattatttaatttatggaGAAAAGGATGTACGCGAACATATTACAAAGTAAGCACCACATTAGACAAACAATAGAAGAGACACACATAGATGCAACGTTCTCAGTGTATCTAATACCCGGTAACttatcttaaataaataatattaacccaATATTACGAGCAGTATCAAACGGCAACGATTACCAGATAACGAGGCCTTTCCCTCTGGCCCGTATctatcaatgcattcgatgtTTCGATAACACATTAATAAACGTTCAATGTATCTTTgacttgtatttattattgatcgcttgttaaatacaattttataccaCGCTGAATATTAATATCACGGGCTATTattgaaaccaaaaaaagaaaaacatcaTCATGTacttatcatttttaaactacataaaataatagagATCCTAAAGGGAAAATTTTGAAGGGGTTTTGTATGTGGTTTTCTGACTTACCGGTAGGTGTAACAGGGCTCTCAGCGGTGCTCAACATCTCCCATTTGAGCTGAAGTTTTCTGAACTTGCCACCGGAGTTATTGCTGCCGTTGCCAGTGTTGTTGCTTCCAGAGCTGTTCGCTGAGCTTGGTCTCCATTGCTCTTCACCACTCGTATCAAGCTGTTTGTATAATATAGAGATGATGAACTGGTTTCCATTTTTACTATTAGTGAATATGGATTGACTAGTAATTTCCAAAGATCTATTACGTATTGGatagaaatgtataaaactatagTATTATCTATCTATAGAACAGTCAGTACATTTAACTATTCTGGGATTATATCAGATTCAGGAAATTGTACTCCATCTAACGGTTGCTAGAATACTCATAAAACATGCGATGCAcctataactatattctaGACACAAATATTACTTCGGTGGAATGTAAATATGTTTCGTGTACACAAAATGGTTGCTCGGTTTTAGTCATATTTATGAGTAAGCACAACATTCTCTGACTGTATATAAACCACAAACTATGAAAATCAAATAACgtcatttcattattattacaggGTATCAGTAACAAgagataataaaaacaattgtttCTATGCACACtcaataatcaaaataaaaaggtaCCGTAAAAAGCAACTATAGTAAATTTAGTGGCACAAAGCTGAAAGCGTGgttaattactaaaataaaatgaacaaaatgAACGATCTACACAAATAAGCGTTCCGAGCTCACACAAAGGTTCCCTCCAATTTACCTTCGTCTCATTGGCGGCCGTTTTAGAGGAGGGTTTGTTATTCTCTAGGCTATCTGTGTAATCGTCACTATCGTCAAATACTAATCGGTCGAAGGCTTGCATCAACTTGGAGCCCAATTGCACTCCCGACCATCGCCTATTGTTCTCTAAATCTATTCTGCTATTATTTGGACACATATCGTATCCGAGAGGTGTTGGATTAACACATGATCGAGGTCTGTTTTTTTCGATGGTAGTTTTAAGATTGGCCGTGTCGTTCAAGAGGTCAGGAGTCGACGGTTCTTTGTTCCGCATTATAACACTCGCTTGGGAGTCATCGCTGATGCCGCTAGACTGCATCGAGCGAACCAATTTCAGCAAGTTCCGCTGGTTCAGGGTTAGTTGCGGGGTGTTAATCGCACTGGGCTGTTAAATACACCAAAGTTCTTTTAATCATGCAACATGCTATCCATCGTTAGTTCGAATGTAAATAGGGACGTCCTCGGTAGATACGCTGACATCGATCGTTCGATTATGcctttatttgcattttatgaAAGCTGTGCACGAAAGTAAACGCTATACGTATCTTAAATCGCGGTGAGTTGTGATTTGAAAGCacatgcaataaataaaatgcaaataaagCGATGTCGGCTTTGATTTCTGGCGGCACTTCGTATGTATCAATGTACAATGATTTTATGATGAGAATACTTACCAACTAAAGTTAAATAGATAGGTATAACTAGCATTTAGAAGGTAGCATTAAACGTAAAACTTACCCGGCTAGCAGCTCTCATGTCGCTTTCGATTCTTTTGAAGCTTCTGTGTAATTCTCGCATTTCAAACATGAGGTCCAGAGAGAAGGGTAGCAGACGTAAGGGCTCGAGACTGGCCAATAACGTATCGAGTAGAGCTCTACAGCGCGGTTCGCCGACACAGCCGGCAAGTACGAGAGAATCAGGATCATAATGTTTAGCCAATATTGATTCCCGAGTTCTCACATACGATACCCACGCATCCACGGACTGCGCACTATAaaggtaaaattatatttcgaAACCATCTTAAATGAAAACTAGATTGATTTTAATTCGTGTGTTTACTGCAAAATTCACTAACataagaaaaaacatttacttaCTTTAATAGACCTAAAATGAATGCGTTAAATTTGACCAATCCTTCTGTTACTGCATCCTCGCTGTTTATTCTCAGAACTAATTCATTCAGTGATTTTGTTATTGGGCCTGAAAATAAAGTGTAATTAGTTTTCAATCCCATAAACTGTATAGAAATGTAAATgcaattatttgtatatttaccTTGTCTCGCTGTTGATTCTACCATTTGCCAAACTGAATTATTGACGGCACCGAATGAGGTTTCAATGTTTTCCTTTAAACCGTCCCTAAATATAGCATAAAGGGCTGGACATAGCGCATTCAAGGCAATTTTGGCGCAAGCGGGCGATTGTTTCGAGTCGCCCAAGAATGCTAATTCAGCTTGGTCCGTGGCGGTTGAGAAATGTTGAATTAACATCTCTACAGCATCCGTAACATTTGAGACTAAAgctaaaattattgaattaagaTCAATTATAATATCCAATTATATTTCCCTTAAATTGAAaagtaaaagtttataaaattctcAATTGACTTCTTTTGgtgtacaatattatgttaatttaaaaacacaacAATTAAACGAACCTCGTTTCTGTGACACGTCGATCATATCGTATTTAACCCTTCCCTCGTGTCGCGTGGGACTGCCAAACTCATCAGGACTTACTTCAGCCTCTTCACAAATTGGTATTTCGGCTAAGTTCTTCCCCTAAAATGCAATGTTTATTTCgatttgattataaaatttaattatttcaataatgttaataaagaTGTTGAGGGTTATGGTTCATGGCACAATGCAATAAATGGAATTAAGTGGGGTGAACCAAGATGAGAATGCaaagtaaagtaaaatatttgcaAAGAATAATACATTCTAATGAGAACTGCAAAAGAATACAAAGTGACGAAATACGAGTGatgcatacaaaataaaaataaaaaggaacAAAAGTACTTACAGAACATAGCAGGAATTCGTGCAGATAGGATGGAAAAGCGATGGGACTTTACCTGATAATGTCTTTGTGCTACCACGGCTGAAATGTTAGGCGAATTAGGCGGAGTAGCGAGGCTAACTACCTTGAGGTCTTCCACTGCCTTCGATTGGCCAGTTGGAACATCAATCTTGCCTTCAGATTTTTGTGCAAAACTCACTGACTTCTTGCTGTTACAACTGCTCGCGCTAGAATCTGTGGATCGCTGGTTCTCCTCTTGAGAACGCTTCATTTGGAGGAACTTGGTAACCTGACTCCTTACCTTTTGTACTTGATTTTGATCCCATTCATCCATATTTTGACAGTTAAAACCACTTTGCTTCAAAAATTCTTCAAGTTGTTGTAAATCGGCACTGCTGATTAATGCGCCGGGCGGTGGAAACTCTATGTATTCTAATTTCTTAGTTCTCGGTTTGGGCATCGGTGGTGTATGTGGCCGGTGGAACTTAAGTTCGTTTGATTTTCCTGATTCCAAACTGCTTTCTGTTCCCACACCTTCATCGTGATAGTACTCATTGTAATCTATGTCCTTTTCAGCGGCATCCAAAAATTGTTGTGACAATCTCTTAGCAgctaaatcattgtttttacggtaatcaatattttgattttgcaGATAATAAGGTTCTTGCAATGAtcttctttttgttttattttctactgCAGCGTTAGCGCAAACTATAGGATCTTGTATTAGATCATCCATTTCAAACATGCTGTAACGTTTTGCACTAGATTTTCTGGTTTTATCTATGGACTTTCTTAATATACTTTTTGGTAACGGTGGTCTTGGCGGCACTGATTCTCCTTGTTTTGCCAAGCGATTCTGTTCAGCTAATGACAGTGATCGTCTTGGTATAGAAGGGTTTATCCTTTGACCATCATTGTGGAGACCGCTGGCTTCAGAACTTGTTGCACTATCGTAGCGGTATACAAAAAGAGGATTGAAAGCCCCCGTTGGAGCGGGGCTATTTTGTGCTGAAGAATCAGTAAGCATTGTTGATGACCCACGGTAGCCTGAAGATGGTTGAGTCGCAGTACTTGAACTTGAGGACACAGCTGTTGTATTTGTACCCAAGTTATTACAATCGCAACTCGTTGGCCTATTTCTCTGCCTTAAAGAAGCTGGAGTATTGCAGTATTTGTCTGTACACTTCGATgtgttttctttttctttaatatgtTGCATTAGTTCTGGAACTTCTGATAGCAGTTGCCGACATTCTAAAGGCAATAAGAAGTTCAAAGAATCCCAATCTTTTATATGTCCTAGACCTTTCTTTTTCAACATTTCTACATCGTTACAAGAGAATGGTCGCTTTCCCTTGATTTGAGTTCGACCTCTTTTACTCTCGCTAGACTTTGGTGAAACATTGACTTTTACAGGATTAAGGTAAATATTTGGTCTACCATTCAAAAAGCTTATATCTGGAAGTGTATAGTTAGGATAAAGGACAAATACCGGTTTTTCGCAATCACCTTCTTTCAGTTTCTCTAAAAAGGAAGCTTCAACTACTTTAAATAATTCCCGATCTTGTGGGACACTGGCTTGTAAGTTTGACGTTTGCATACTTTTATCTTGGGTGCTACTTTCGAAATGAGTCGACGTCGCTTTCGTATCACAAGGTTCCCGATGTAAAGCTCTATtcatttttgtaatttgaGTACCATCAGATTCCGAGCAACTTGAAATACTAACGCTAGTGGCGGATGAATGTGACGAGCATGATTTTCTATTACTTCTTACTTTAGACGGACTTCCTATAAGATTTGTGTTAGTTCGTCGAATACGAGGCTTATTCACTATGGCATAAAGATTACTTTCACTATCACTCAACTTTGTTCCATCGGATTCTTCCTCTTCTATTAAAACTTCATCGTATACTCTATTAAATGGATTTACAGATCGAATCTCCTCATAAAATAAGGAAGACGTTTCTTCAGTAGCTTCACTCGGTAGTTCGGCTTGAGGTCGATTAACAGAAATTGTTTTAGAATCATCAGGTTTGTTTTCGCCCAACGACTCACCGCTTTCGCCCCCTGATGAAGGCCAGCATTCTGATCTATCTAACTGATCCATTGTTACAATACCTTCATTACTATTacttttttgtttcataaaaagCTTAACTAAATTGAAAGattgttgttttgtttgacTTTTGTCAGTAGAAGTTTGATTGTCAGTGGACGATGTACTCATAGGTTCTGAATGCTGACTTCCTTGTGAGCGATTTTGAGAAACGTCGTAAACTTTCATACATGTTGGGGTACCATTTAGCCTTTGGTTTGAGGTGAAGGAGTCGACCTAAAAATTAGATGGCAGTTAGTAAACACAAGAAGTCGATAACGTGTTGCTACAATTAATGTTTCATTAGCACATTTGCTAACACTTACCGTTGAATTGCTTAATGCTGCCGAATTTATTGAACTACTCATAAGCTTTTTTCGGTATAAATTCGGTAGGCTCTGactttttattacagaattattcatttcatttgtAACATCGGTCGATTCGtttgaattttcattattGTTACCGGATGGATGcctaaaatattgaaaaaaacattatagCAATAATTAGGAAGATCATTAAACCTAGGTTTAAAATTATGCCATATGCCTGTGTGACACTTACCTTTGTA encodes:
- the LOC123695089 gene encoding uncharacterized protein LOC123695089 isoform X2; its protein translation is MTTMTEKEVNRMLGPPPRLGLKAASPGVDEDCNSNPSLAGSQHSTHDDLDAHCDNSGYLWFLDYNPIFRDGSCHHTSVLSSVSASYKGIGDLTSRFEFTSRYNDIARDLDANLAEADIESFKTEDIHALLMTANLPHDDRVNDSNPHGEMFASISSSMMEKFRFDSSMSNNSSFQGEESVGSINTMSICKSELLFSPVKEGAHGVHFSVDSLDCELPTEQDLILTCQANKDNYTIAFEGSLTIYSEDSECAEPAVNQNHDKLDKDDINIILDSDERTRRNLELLERCKKLTHKLTTSMARSDLGLTTWSKLKKQTSHLPLQRHPSGNNNENSNESTDVTNEMNNSVIKSQSLPNLYRKKLMSSSINSAALSNSTVDSFTSNQRLNGTPTCMKVYDVSQNRSQGSQHSEPMSTSSTDNQTSTDKSQTKQQSFNLVKLFMKQKSNSNEGIVTMDQLDRSECWPSSGGESGESLGENKPDDSKTISVNRPQAELPSEATEETSSLFYEEIRSVNPFNRVYDEVLIEEEESDGTKLSDSESNLYAIVNKPRIRRTNTNLIGSPSKVRSNRKSCSSHSSATSVSISSCSESDGTQITKMNRALHREPCDTKATSTHFESSTQDKSMQTSNLQASVPQDRELFKVVEASFLEKLKEGDCEKPVFVLYPNYTLPDISFLNGRPNIYLNPVKVNVSPKSSESKRGRTQIKGKRPFSCNDVEMLKKKGLGHIKDWDSLNFLLPLECRQLLSEVPELMQHIKEKENTSKCTDKYCNTPASLRQRNRPTSCDCNNLGTNTTAVSSSSSTATQPSSGYRGSSTMLTDSSAQNSPAPTGAFNPLFVYRYDSATSSEASGLHNDGQRINPSIPRRSLSLAEQNRLAKQGESVPPRPPLPKSILRKSIDKTRKSSAKRYSMFEMDDLIQDPIVCANAAVENKTKRRSLQEPYYLQNQNIDYRKNNDLAAKRLSQQFLDAAEKDIDYNEYYHDEGVGTESSLESGKSNELKFHRPHTPPMPKPRTKKLEYIEFPPPGALISSADLQQLEEFLKQSGFNCQNMDEWDQNQVQKGKNLAEIPICEEAEVSPDEFGSPTRHEGRVKYDMIDVSQKRALVSNVTDAVEMLIQHFSTATDQAELAFLGDSKQSPACAKIALNALCPALYAIFRDGLKENIETSFGAVNNSVWQMVESTARQGPITKSLNELVLRINSEDAVTEGLVKFNAFILGLLNAQSVDAWVSYVRTRESILAKHYDPDSLVLAGCVGEPRCRALLDTLLASLEPLRLLPFSLDLMFEMRELHRSFKRIESDMRAASRPSAINTPQLTLNQRNLLKLVRSMQSSGISDDSQASVIMRNKEPSTPDLLNDTANLKTTIEKNRPRSCVNPTPLGYDMCPNNSRIDLENNRRWSGVQLGSKLMQAFDRLVFDDSDDYTDSLENNKPSSKTAANETKLDTSGEEQWRPSSANSSGSNNTGNGSNNSGGKFRKLQLKWEMLSTAESPVTPTGETSPAAVRSKIPRPVSSPVRPQAPSIPSPAKSHNAPRGIPVAVRKGASPTSTSRPQTAQRNTANKKPPQPANRIIHEKPTRKSLDKNGNLNLAENKNLSNLRKAPTSRVDQAGGAAGLAPRPASLPYGRAAPPPAPRRAASSSATRHTQKHKYVRTLWHRLPSDSGHLAFNEGEKLRLILEVDEQYLLCCRGDQKGLVPRDAVMDDF
- the LOC123695089 gene encoding uncharacterized protein LOC123695089 isoform X6 → MIALVLCVFAKIVGFVINDNSEKCVQLTEYATIQERKREQKRPPPRLGLKAASPGVDEDCNSNPSLAGSQHSTHDDLDAHCDNSGYLWFLDYNPIFRDGSCHHTSVLSSVSASYKGIGDLTSRFEFTSRYNDIARDLDANLAEADIESFKTEDIHALLMTANLPHDDRVNDSNPHGEMFASISSSMMEKFRFDSSMSNNSSFQGEESVGSINTMSICKSELLFSPVKEGAHGVHFSVDSLDCELPTEQDLILTCQANKDNYTIAFEGSLTIYSEDSECAEPAVNQNHDKLDKDDINIILDSDERTRRNLELLERCKKLTHKLTTSMARSDLGLTTWSKLKKQTSHLPLQRHPSGNNNENSNESTDVTNEMNNSVIKSQSLPNLYRKKLMSSSINSAALSNSTVDSFTSNQRLNGTPTCMKVYDVSQNRSQGSQHSEPMSTSSTDNQTSTDKSQTKQQSFNLVKLFMKQKSNSNEGIVTMDQLDRSECWPSSGGESGESLGENKPDDSKTISVNRPQAELPSEATEETSSLFYEEIRSVNPFNRVYDEVLIEEEESDGTKLSDSESNLYAIVNKPRIRRTNTNLIGSPSKVRSNRKSCSSHSSATSVSISSCSESDGTQITKMNRALHREPCDTKATSTHFESSTQDKSMQTSNLQASVPQDRELFKVVEASFLEKLKEGDCEKPVFVLYPNYTLPDISFLNGRPNIYLNPVKVNVSPKSSESKRGRTQIKGKRPFSCNDVEMLKKKGLGHIKDWDSLNFLLPLECRQLLSEVPELMQHIKEKENTSKCTDKYCNTPASLRQRNRPTSCDCNNLGTNTTAVSSSSSTATQPSSGYRGSSTMLTDSSAQNSPAPTGAFNPLFVYRYDSATSSEASGLHNDGQRINPSIPRRSLSLAEQNRLAKQGESVPPRPPLPKSILRKSIDKTRKSSAKRYSMFEMDDLIQDPIVCANAAVENKTKRRSLQEPYYLQNQNIDYRKNNDLAAKRLSQQFLDAAEKDIDYNEYYHDEGVGTESSLESGKSNELKFHRPHTPPMPKPRTKKLEYIEFPPPGALISSADLQQLEEFLKQSGFNCQNMDEWDQNQVQKGKNLAEIPICEEAEVSPDEFGSPTRHEGRVKYDMIDVSQKRALVSNVTDAVEMLIQHFSTATDQAELAFLGDSKQSPACAKIALNALCPALYAIFRDGLKENIETSFGAVNNSVWQMVESTARQGPITKSLNELVLRINSEDAVTEGLVKFNAFILGLLNAQSVDAWVSYVRTRESILAKHYDPDSLVLAGCVGEPRCRALLDTLLASLEPLRLLPFSLDLMFEMRELHRSFKRIESDMRAASRPSAINTPQLTLNQRNLLKLVRSMQSSGISDDSQASVIMRNKEPSTPDLLNDTANLKTTIEKNRPRSCVNPTPLGYDMCPNNSRIDLENNRRWSGVQLGSKLMQAFDRLVFDDSDDYTDSLENNKPSSKTAANETKLDTSGEEQWRPSSANSSGSNNTGNGSNNSGGKFRKLQLKWEMLSTAESPVTPTGETSPAAVRSKIPRPVSSPVRPQAPSIPSPAKSHNAPRGIPVAVRKGASPTSTSRPQTAQRNTANKKPPQPANRYVRTLWHRLPSDSGHLAFNEGEKLRLILEVDEQYLLCCRGDQKGLVPRDAVMDDF
- the LOC123695089 gene encoding uncharacterized protein LOC123695089 isoform X5 → MIALVLCVFAKIVGFVINDNSEKCVQLTEYATIQERKREQKRPPPRLGLKAASPGVDEDCNSNPSLAGSQHSTHDDLDAHCDNSGYLWFLDYNPIFRDGSCHHTSVLSSVSASYKGIGDLTSRFEFTSRYNDIARDLDANLAEADIESFKTEDIHALLMTANLPHDDRVNDSNPHGEMFASISSSMMEKFRFDSSMSNNSSFQGEESVGSINTMSICKSELLFSPVKEGAHGVHFSVDSLDCELPTEQDLILTCQANKDNYTIAFEGSLTIYSEDSECAEPAVNQNHDKLDKDDINIILDSDERTRRNLELLERCKKLTHKLTTSMARSDLGLTTWSKLKKQTSHLPLQRHPSGNNNENSNESTDVTNEMNNSVIKSQSLPNLYRKKLMSSSINSAALSNSTVDSFTSNQRLNGTPTCMKVYDVSQNRSQGSQHSEPMSTSSTDNQTSTDKSQTKQQSFNLVKLFMKQKSNSNEGIVTMDQLDRSECWPSSGGESGESLGENKPDDSKTISVNRPQAELPSEATEETSSLFYEEIRSVNPFNRVYDEVLIEEEESDGTKLSDSESNLYAIVNKPRIRRTNTNLIGSPSKVRSNRKSCSSHSSATSVSISSCSESDGTQITKMNRALHREPCDTKATSTHFESSTQDKSMQTSNLQASVPQDRELFKVVEASFLEKLKEGDCEKPVFVLYPNYTLPDISFLNGRPNIYLNPVKVNVSPKSSESKRGRTQIKGKRPFSCNDVEMLKKKGLGHIKDWDSLNFLLPLECRQLLSEVPELMQHIKEKENTSKCTDKYCNTPASLRQRNRPTSCDCNNLGTNTTAVSSSSSTATQPSSGYRGSSTMLTDSSAQNSPAPTGAFNPLFVYRYDSATSSEASGLHNDGQRINPSIPRRSLSLAEQNRLAKQGESVPPRPPLPKSILRKSIDKTRKSSAKRYSMFEMDDLIQDPIVCANAAVENKTKRRSLQEPYYLQNQNIDYRKNNDLAAKRLSQQFLDAAEKDIDYNEYYHDEGVGTESSLESGKSNELKFHRPHTPPMPKPRTKKLEYIEFPPPGALISSADLQQLEEFLKQSGFNCQNMDEWDQNQVQKGKNLAEIPICEEAEVSPDEFGSPTRHEGRVKYDMIDVSQKRALVSNVTDAVEMLIQHFSTATDQAELAFLGDSKQSPACAKIALNALCPALYAIFRDGLKENIETSFGAVNNSVWQMVESTARQGPITKSLNELVLRINSEDAVTEGLVKFNAFILGLLNAQSVDAWVSYVRTRESILAKHYDPDSLVLAGCVGEPRCRALLDTLLASLEPLRLLPFSLDLMFEMRELHRSFKRIESDMRAASRPSAINTPQLTLNQRNLLKLVRSMQSSGISDDSQASVIMRNKEPSTPDLLNDTANLKTTIEKNRPRSCVNPTPLGYDMCPNNSRIDLENNRRWSGVQLGSKLMQAFDRLVFDDSDDYTDSLENNKPSSKTAANETKLDTSGEEQWRPSSANSSGSNNTGNGSNNSGGKFRKLQLKWEMLSTAESPVTPTGETSPAAVRSKIPRPVSSPVRPQAPSIPSPAKSHNAPRGIPVAVRKGASPTSTSRPQTAQRNTANKKPPQPANRTSRVDQAGGAAGLAPRPASLPYGRAAPPPAPRRAASSSATRHTQKHKYVRTLWHRLPSDSGHLAFNEGEKLRLILEVDEQYLLCCRGDQKGLVPRDAVMDDF
- the LOC123695089 gene encoding uncharacterized protein LOC123695089 isoform X4, producing the protein MIALVLCVFAKIVGFVINDNSEKCVQLTEYATIQERKREQKRPPPRLGLKAASPGVDEDCNSNPSLAGSQHSTHDDLDAHCDNSGYLWFLDYNPIFRDGSCHHTSVLSSVSASYKGIGDLTSRFEFTSRYNDIARDLDANLAEADIESFKTEDIHALLMTANLPHDDRVNDGEESVGSINTMSICKSELLFSPVKEGAHGVHFSVDSLDCELPTEQDLILTCQANKDNYTIAFEGSLTIYSEDSECAEPAVNQNHDKLDKDDINIILDSDERTRRNLELLERCKKLTHKLTTSMARSDLGLTTWSKLKKQTSHLPLQRHPSGNNNENSNESTDVTNEMNNSVIKSQSLPNLYRKKLMSSSINSAALSNSTVDSFTSNQRLNGTPTCMKVYDVSQNRSQGSQHSEPMSTSSTDNQTSTDKSQTKQQSFNLVKLFMKQKSNSNEGIVTMDQLDRSECWPSSGGESGESLGENKPDDSKTISVNRPQAELPSEATEETSSLFYEEIRSVNPFNRVYDEVLIEEEESDGTKLSDSESNLYAIVNKPRIRRTNTNLIGSPSKVRSNRKSCSSHSSATSVSISSCSESDGTQITKMNRALHREPCDTKATSTHFESSTQDKSMQTSNLQASVPQDRELFKVVEASFLEKLKEGDCEKPVFVLYPNYTLPDISFLNGRPNIYLNPVKVNVSPKSSESKRGRTQIKGKRPFSCNDVEMLKKKGLGHIKDWDSLNFLLPLECRQLLSEVPELMQHIKEKENTSKCTDKYCNTPASLRQRNRPTSCDCNNLGTNTTAVSSSSSTATQPSSGYRGSSTMLTDSSAQNSPAPTGAFNPLFVYRYDSATSSEASGLHNDGQRINPSIPRRSLSLAEQNRLAKQGESVPPRPPLPKSILRKSIDKTRKSSAKRYSMFEMDDLIQDPIVCANAAVENKTKRRSLQEPYYLQNQNIDYRKNNDLAAKRLSQQFLDAAEKDIDYNEYYHDEGVGTESSLESGKSNELKFHRPHTPPMPKPRTKKLEYIEFPPPGALISSADLQQLEEFLKQSGFNCQNMDEWDQNQVQKGKNLAEIPICEEAEVSPDEFGSPTRHEGRVKYDMIDVSQKRALVSNVTDAVEMLIQHFSTATDQAELAFLGDSKQSPACAKIALNALCPALYAIFRDGLKENIETSFGAVNNSVWQMVESTARQGPITKSLNELVLRINSEDAVTEGLVKFNAFILGLLNAQSVDAWVSYVRTRESILAKHYDPDSLVLAGCVGEPRCRALLDTLLASLEPLRLLPFSLDLMFEMRELHRSFKRIESDMRAASRPSAINTPQLTLNQRNLLKLVRSMQSSGISDDSQASVIMRNKEPSTPDLLNDTANLKTTIEKNRPRSCVNPTPLGYDMCPNNSRIDLENNRRWSGVQLGSKLMQAFDRLVFDDSDDYTDSLENNKPSSKTAANETKLDTSGEEQWRPSSANSSGSNNTGNGSNNSGGKFRKLQLKWEMLSTAESPVTPTGETSPAAVRSKIPRPVSSPVRPQAPSIPSPAKSHNAPRGIPVAVRKGASPTSTSRPQTAQRNTANKKPPQPANRIIHEKPTRKSLDKNGNLNLAENKNLSNLRKAPTSRVDQAGGAAGLAPRPASLPYGRAAPPPAPRRAASSSATRHTQKHKYVRTLWHRLPSDSGHLAFNEGEKLRLILEVDEQYLLCCRGDQKGLVPRDAVMDDF